In Selenomonas sp. TAMA-11512, a genomic segment contains:
- the grpE gene encoding nucleotide exchange factor GrpE — protein MPAFMKDELKKKDEETLERMQREIDEARDTGEIEDTTADAPAAEEGGEQAASADAEKIAALEASLKEKEDRVLRLQADFDNFRRRTRQEKEELSDLITQNILTGLLPLLDNFERALVAEATDAEILRTGVDMIYKQLVETLEKDGLAVIQTEGQMFDPNFHQAVMRVEDPEKEDGSIESELQKGYTVKGKVVRPSMVQVVGN, from the coding sequence TTGCCGGCATTTATGAAGGATGAACTCAAGAAAAAAGATGAAGAAACGCTGGAGCGTATGCAGCGTGAAATCGATGAGGCTCGTGACACGGGTGAAATCGAGGATACGACGGCTGACGCGCCTGCAGCGGAGGAAGGCGGAGAGCAAGCCGCTTCCGCCGACGCGGAGAAGATCGCCGCTCTTGAGGCAAGCCTTAAAGAAAAGGAAGATCGTGTCCTTCGGCTGCAGGCCGACTTCGATAATTTCCGCCGCCGTACGCGGCAGGAGAAGGAAGAGCTCTCCGACCTCATCACGCAGAATATCCTTACGGGGCTGCTGCCGCTCTTGGATAATTTTGAGCGTGCTCTGGTTGCGGAAGCGACGGATGCGGAGATACTTCGCACAGGCGTGGATATGATTTACAAGCAGCTTGTGGAGACGCTGGAGAAGGACGGTCTCGCCGTCATCCAGACGGAAGGACAGATGTTTGATCCGAACTTCCATCAGGCGGTCATGCGCGTCGAAGATCCCGAGAAGGAGGACGGCTCCATCGAGTCCGAGCTTCAAAAGGGATACACCGTCAAGGGCAAGGTCGTAAGACCGAGCATGGTACAAGTCGTAGGAAATTAA